GAGAGGGCGTTGAGGCCCGCCTTCTGGATCTCGCTCGCGATCAGGCTCTGCTGTTCGGTGGTCAGGTCGACGCCGTCGACGACGAAACGGAATTCGCTGCGTGCCATGTCCTACCTCCGGTGGTCAGTACGATTCGGTCCGCAGCCCGCGCCGCAGACTCGCTCTGGTGAACGCCGCCCAGCCGGAGCGGGAGGCGGGGTCGATCGCGTGCCCGGCCCGGCTGACGTGCTCCCGCCAGTTCGTCGGGTCGGCCGTGCGCAGCCCCCACAGCTCGCGGCAGGCGGTGACCGCGAACGCCACCTGCTCGCCCGAGCCGCTCCAGCCGGCGGGGCCGTCGGCCACCCGCAGTGCGCCGTCGGCCTCGACGCGCACCGCCGGGAAGTGATGGTGCAGGCTGGCGAGGGTGGCCAGGTGGGCGGCGTCGGACCGCCCGGCGGCGAAGGCGTCCCGCGTCTCGTCGTCGCGGGTGACCCGGATGGCGTGCAGGGTGAACGTGTCGCCGCCGGCGCCGACCCGGCCCTCGACCTCCACGGGTGTGCTCCAGACCCGGGGCGAGTTGGCCGACCAGAAGGCCAGCCAGGCGTCGAGGCGTTCGTGGAGGTCCGCCTGGAAGCGGGCCGGGCCGCCGGCGAGCCGGGCGCCCGCTATCCGGTCCCGGACGACGAGATGCCGGGCCCCCCGCGCCGGGGGCGCCTCCCCGGCGGGTGCTGCGGTGGATGGCGCGGCGTGGGCGGCGGCCGCCCCGGTGACGGTGACCGCCGAGGCCGCGGCGGCGCCGAGCAGGATCCGGCGCCGGGACAGTGAGGTGTGGGAATTGTTCATGGTCCGCCTTTCATGGACGGCCTGTATCACGACACGCTATCGACAGACGTAGATCAGGAGGGGCGCTCCGCTATCGGTGAACCGACACCGCCGCCGGTGATCGACGGCGGCGGAATCCCGGTCGATGTGCTGTCGGCCGCCGCCGCGCCCGCCGGGTCGGATGCGCGCCTAACGATTGATAAGCGTCCATCAATGCTCGTAGCATCCCCGTCATGCGTGCCCGTCGCGTCACCATCGCCGCCGTCCTCGCCGCGCTGCTGAGCTCCTTCGCCGTCGGCGCCGCACGGGCGGACGACACCCCGGCGCTCACCACGCCCGGCAGCCCCGTCGTCGTGGTCGACGAGCCCCACCACCTCACCCTCTCCTGGACGCCCTCGACCTGGGTGGGCGAGCCGGCCGGCGAGGAACCGATCACGTACGAGGTGCGGGCGCAGCTGGGCCCGTACGTCTACCGAAGCCTCGGCAGCACGACCGGCACCACCCTGACGCTGACCAACCTGGCGCCGGGCAGCGAGTACCGGCTCGTCGTCAGCGCCTACACCCTCGGCGGCTACTCCGAACCCTCCCCCGTCACCGGTGTCCGCACGGCGTACGGACGGGCGAAGGTCAGCTACCTCAACCTCGACTGGTCACCGACGGACAACCAGATCCAGCACGTCCTCCAGGTCACCAACACCGGCACCGCGCCGCTCGACCTGGCCACCGTGCGGGTGCGCTACCACCTGGTGTTCGAGGGCGGCAACACCTCCCTCGTGCTGAACTGCGACTGGGCGGCGCTGGGCTGCGACAGGATCCGCCGCAGCATGACGTACTTCCCGCCGCCCCTGCCGCCCGGCGGTCCGCCGACGCCCACCCCGACGCCGACCCGGTACCCGCTGCCGGGCACGCCGGTCCCCGGCTGGGTGGAGCTGACCTTCATCGAGGGCGTCCTGGCCCCGGGCGCGTCGTCCGGGCCGATCCAGCTGCGCCACCACCGGCACGGCTGGACCGACATCGACGAACGCGACGACCCGAGCTGGCGCGCCGCCACCGGCCGGTGGACCGACAACAGCCGGATCACCCTCGACGTGGACGGCGTACGCGAGTTCGGC
The nucleotide sequence above comes from Micromonospora sp. M71_S20. Encoded proteins:
- a CDS encoding cellulose binding domain-containing protein, which encodes MRARRVTIAAVLAALLSSFAVGAARADDTPALTTPGSPVVVVDEPHHLTLSWTPSTWVGEPAGEEPITYEVRAQLGPYVYRSLGSTTGTTLTLTNLAPGSEYRLVVSAYTLGGYSEPSPVTGVRTAYGRAKVSYLNLDWSPTDNQIQHVLQVTNTGTAPLDLATVRVRYHLVFEGGNTSLVLNCDWAALGCDRIRRSMTYFPPPLPPGGPPTPTPTPTRYPLPGTPVPGWVELTFIEGVLAPGASSGPIQLRHHRHGWTDIDERDDPSWRAATGRWTDNSRITLDVDGVREFGDTFA